One window from the genome of Phycisphaerae bacterium encodes:
- a CDS encoding DUF2029 domain-containing protein → MKRTVIQRIALGVLAAAVLIGTGYSNYCRAAAGIGDFRALRQASEHALQTSQLNDPCSLGYYPPSARPILMPLAWLDLRPAAAVWWALMVLLYGLCLYLLVSHVLPGSRDRLWIAGLSLVVALPWLIADLNVGNISSLVLASVVAGYVLARKGRPVAAGFAVAAGVSLKLIPVFLIVFFVIKRRWKAAACSLVATAAVAAVPGVLIFGGKDFAGSWTTWRREAVHIRTPQYTILEAQRSTHMNQSWPNVLVRLLHGVDTGHSKHPFRVNVADLPRERVLVLYYAFAALSLGLWVFLIWPRRGDPPAVEALHFATVPLVMLWFSPHVMSYYLSIAMPAMAVFVWALVEKPAGLVGVRKWLIVLALVYWAGCASMASDYLRAIGSYQMVILVLAAATFVIAQRMRVAAGASDQPTDSMAGSAGGS, encoded by the coding sequence GTGAAACGGACCGTCATTCAACGAATTGCGCTTGGCGTTCTCGCCGCGGCTGTGCTGATCGGCACCGGCTACAGCAACTATTGCCGCGCCGCGGCGGGGATCGGCGATTTCCGGGCGCTGCGGCAGGCCTCGGAGCATGCGTTGCAGACCAGCCAATTGAACGATCCGTGTTCGCTGGGCTACTATCCGCCCAGCGCCAGGCCGATCCTGATGCCGCTGGCTTGGCTTGATCTGCGGCCGGCGGCGGCGGTCTGGTGGGCGCTGATGGTGCTGCTTTACGGGCTGTGCCTGTACCTGCTGGTCAGCCACGTTCTGCCGGGATCGCGAGATCGATTGTGGATCGCCGGGCTGTCCCTGGTGGTCGCGCTGCCGTGGTTGATCGCGGATTTGAACGTGGGTAACATCTCGTCGCTGGTGCTGGCGTCGGTGGTGGCGGGTTATGTGCTGGCGAGGAAGGGGCGTCCGGTCGCAGCCGGTTTCGCGGTGGCGGCGGGCGTCTCGCTGAAGCTCATTCCGGTGTTCCTGATCGTGTTTTTTGTCATCAAACGCCGCTGGAAAGCGGCGGCATGCAGCCTTGTGGCGACGGCGGCGGTCGCGGCGGTTCCCGGCGTGTTGATCTTCGGCGGCAAGGACTTCGCCGGTTCGTGGACGACGTGGCGGCGCGAAGCGGTTCATATCCGCACGCCGCAATACACGATCCTGGAGGCCCAGCGCTCAACCCACATGAACCAGTCGTGGCCGAACGTCCTCGTGCGGCTGCTGCATGGCGTCGATACCGGCCACAGCAAGCATCCGTTTCGGGTGAACGTGGCCGATCTGCCGCGCGAGCGGGTGCTGGTTCTCTACTACGCCTTCGCCGCGTTGAGTTTGGGGCTGTGGGTGTTTCTGATCTGGCCGCGGCGCGGCGATCCGCCGGCGGTCGAGGCGCTGCATTTCGCCACCGTGCCGCTGGTGATGCTCTGGTTCAGCCCGCACGTGATGAGCTATTACTTGTCGATCGCGATGCCCGCGATGGCGGTTTTCGTCTGGGCGCTGGTGGAGAAGCCGGCGGGGCTGGTTGGTGTCCGGAAATGGTTGATCGTGTTGGCGTTGGTGTACTGGGCCGGCTGTGCGAGCATGGCCAGCGACTACCTGCGGGCGATCGGCAGCTATCAGATGGTGATCCTGGTGCTGGCGGCGGCGACGTTCGTGATCGCGCAGCGGATGAGGGTCGCCGCTGGTGCTTCGGATCAGCCGACGGACTCGATGGCGGGCTCAGCTGGAGGTTCATGA